A DNA window from Maledivibacter sp. contains the following coding sequences:
- a CDS encoding ABC transporter permease, which translates to MDFMQFMSIIIPLMLTSAAPIISTSIGGLFSERSGVFNIGLEGLMMVGAFTAATVTVLVEGSFGAMSPWIGMLAGIITGGLFSIIHAYVSINLRADQVISGTAINLLGAGLTIYLCEIIFDQQRTVAFMNGIKKQDILVLSDIPVLGKLFFQKVHSTSYIVILIALVVWYIVYKTPFGLRLRAVGEHPGAADSMGINVYKMRYIGVILSGMFAGLGGSIMVLTQDIQYTYATIHGTGFIALAALIFGKWHPLGVVGAGIFFGFSQALGIVAYQIPFLSKLPQEFFWAFPYILTVIALVVFSGKSVGPRAAGKPYEKGER; encoded by the coding sequence ATGGATTTTATGCAGTTTATGAGTATAATAATACCCTTAATGCTAACTTCTGCAGCACCTATTATTTCAACCTCTATAGGTGGATTGTTTAGTGAAAGATCGGGAGTATTTAATATAGGCCTAGAAGGACTTATGATGGTAGGTGCTTTTACGGCGGCAACAGTTACTGTATTGGTTGAGGGTTCCTTTGGAGCTATGAGTCCGTGGATCGGAATGTTAGCGGGTATAATAACAGGTGGGTTGTTTTCCATTATTCATGCCTATGTTAGTATAAATCTAAGAGCTGATCAAGTTATCAGTGGTACAGCAATTAACTTGTTAGGAGCGGGACTGACAATATATTTATGCGAGATTATTTTTGATCAACAAAGAACTGTTGCTTTTATGAATGGAATTAAAAAGCAAGATATTTTAGTACTTTCTGATATACCTGTATTAGGGAAACTATTCTTTCAAAAAGTTCATAGTACATCCTATATAGTAATACTAATTGCATTGGTGGTTTGGTATATTGTATATAAAACCCCATTTGGATTAAGACTTAGAGCGGTGGGAGAGCATCCTGGAGCTGCGGATTCAATGGGTATAAATGTATATAAAATGAGATATATTGGAGTTATTTTATCTGGAATGTTTGCTGGACTAGGTGGTTCAATCATGGTCTTGACCCAGGATATTCAATATACCTATGCAACAATTCATGGTACCGGTTTTATAGCTTTGGCAGCATTGATATTTGGTAAATGGCATCCTTTGGGAGTAGTGGGAGCAGGTATTTTCTTTGGTTTTTCACAGGCATTGGGTATAGTAGCCTATCAAATACCATTCCTTAGCAAGCTACCCCAGGAATTTTTCTGGGCCTTCCCATATATACTTACTGTAATAGCCTTAGTTGTGTTTTCCGGTAAGTCCGTCGGGCCAAGAGCAGCGGGTAAACCATATGAAAAGGGTGAGAGATAA
- a CDS encoding ABC transporter ATP-binding protein produces MEYVIEMLNIRKEFPGIVANDNITLQVKPGEIHALLGENGAGKSTLMSVLFGLYQPEAGEIKVKGKKVNITDPNIANDLGIGMVHQHFKLVHNFTVTENIILGQEPTERGRINIQKAANEIKELSTQYGLEVDPHAVIEDITVGMQQRVEILKMLYRNAEILIFDEPTAALTPQEITELMEIMRRLVKEGKSIILITHKLKEIKEVSDRCTIIRRGKYIDTVDVAATSEEELASLMVGREVSFKVAKGKAKPGETVLRISDLVVKDSRGLKAVDGLNLEIKEGEILGIAGVDGNGQSQLLEAIAGLRKVESGKIELLGDDITSMNIRNRTESGIGHIPQDRHKHGLVLDFRLGENMVLQTYYQKPYSKNGLLNREAINEKADELINEFDVRSGQGIETITRSMSGGNQQKAIIAREVDRSPSLLIAGQPTRGLDVGAIEFIHKKLIEERDKGRGILLVSLELDEVMNVSDRIAVIFEGKIVGIIESSKATESQLGLMMAGANQDKREGDM; encoded by the coding sequence ATGGAATATGTTATTGAAATGCTAAACATTAGAAAAGAATTTCCCGGTATAGTCGCTAATGATAACATAACATTACAGGTAAAACCTGGTGAAATCCATGCTTTATTAGGTGAAAATGGAGCAGGAAAATCTACTTTGATGAGTGTTTTATTTGGATTATACCAACCTGAAGCTGGAGAAATAAAAGTAAAAGGAAAAAAAGTAAATATTACCGATCCTAATATTGCCAACGATTTAGGTATAGGGATGGTTCATCAGCATTTTAAGCTTGTTCATAATTTCACAGTAACGGAAAACATTATCCTTGGACAAGAGCCAACCGAAAGAGGCAGGATAAATATCCAAAAGGCCGCTAATGAAATTAAAGAATTATCAACTCAATATGGTCTTGAAGTAGATCCCCATGCAGTGATTGAAGATATCACCGTAGGAATGCAGCAGCGTGTAGAAATCCTAAAGATGCTTTATCGTAATGCAGAAATACTTATATTTGATGAACCAACAGCAGCTCTTACTCCTCAGGAAATAACAGAACTTATGGAGATAATGAGGAGACTGGTGAAGGAAGGCAAATCCATAATTCTCATAACCCATAAGCTAAAGGAAATAAAAGAAGTGTCCGATAGATGTACTATTATCAGAAGAGGGAAGTACATTGACACTGTAGACGTAGCAGCTACATCTGAAGAGGAATTAGCATCGTTAATGGTTGGTAGAGAAGTTAGCTTTAAGGTAGCTAAGGGTAAGGCGAAACCTGGTGAAACAGTACTAAGGATTTCTGATTTGGTTGTAAAGGATTCAAGGGGTTTAAAGGCTGTAGATGGCTTGAACTTAGAGATCAAAGAAGGTGAAATATTAGGGATAGCAGGGGTAGATGGTAATGGTCAGTCCCAATTATTAGAAGCTATCGCAGGATTAAGGAAAGTAGAATCGGGTAAGATAGAGTTACTAGGGGATGACATTACAAGTATGAACATAAGAAATAGAACCGAAAGTGGAATCGGTCACATACCCCAGGATAGACATAAGCATGGATTAGTACTGGATTTTAGATTAGGCGAAAATATGGTTTTGCAGACATATTATCAAAAGCCCTATTCAAAAAATGGCCTTTTGAATAGGGAGGCTATAAATGAAAAGGCAGATGAACTTATTAATGAATTTGATGTTAGAAGTGGACAGGGTATAGAAACTATTACTAGATCGATGTCAGGTGGTAATCAGCAGAAAGCAATTATTGCTAGGGAGGTAGATAGAAGCCCATCTCTTTTAATCGCGGGACAGCCCACTAGGGGATTGGATGTAGGGGCAATAGAATTTATCCATAAAAAGCTTATAGAAGAAAGGGATAAAGGAAGGGGCATACTATTGGTATCCCTTGAACTCGATGAAGTTATGAATGTAAGTGATAGAATAGCTGTTATATTTGAGGGGAAAATTGTTGGAATAATTGAATCATCAAAGGCTACAGAAAGTCAACTTGGATTAATGATGGCGGGTGCTAATCAGGACAAGAGAGAAGGTGATATGTAA
- a CDS encoding glycine reductase, whose product VVTGQISGIDIMDLEDAVRALWKEGIYAESGMGCTGPIVLVSEAKIGNATDALVKAGFVAKESNDC is encoded by the coding sequence AAGTAGTAACAGGACAAATCTCAGGAATAGACATAATGGATTTAGAAGATGCTGTAAGGGCTTTATGGAAGGAAGGAATCTATGCTGAAAGTGGTATGGGTTGTACAGGGCCTATAGTTCTTGTAAGTGAAGCAAAGATTGGTAATGCTACTGATGCCCTTGTAAAAGCAGGTTTTGTCGCTAAAGAAAGCAATGATTGTTAA
- a CDS encoding sugar-binding transcriptional regulator: MDNKIRSKEGFEIDELISILNNITPDFMEVIEKRYAVLRVINFLGPIGRRSLSDKLDLTERNIRTASTALKNQGLISITQEGMNITSRGKNTLDRLKYVFHILKGLKLLEEELKDILKIKKVMVVPNSVDDDPFVYREMAKTASNYLNSVITHSSILGLTGGTTILQFVEEYKPKKGELSEVTVIPARGGLGKKVEYQANTLVQSLANKLNCHYKSLYTPDFLSQNAIESLLKEPSIKEIIELIEDIDILVFGIGRADTMAIRRGLSDDQIQKLLSKGAVSEAFGYYFNEDGEIVHEISTIGIDLETFNNIDNLIAVAGGREKAEAIASISKLNENLVLVCDESVAKKIILKYKEE, from the coding sequence TTGGATAATAAAATAAGGAGTAAAGAAGGTTTTGAAATTGATGAATTAATAAGTATCTTAAATAACATTACTCCAGATTTCATGGAAGTTATAGAAAAAAGATATGCAGTTTTAAGGGTGATAAACTTTCTAGGACCAATTGGTAGAAGAAGCCTTTCTGATAAATTGGATTTAACAGAAAGAAATATAAGAACCGCTTCAACTGCTTTAAAGAATCAAGGACTTATTAGTATTACGCAAGAAGGAATGAATATTACTTCTAGGGGAAAAAATACTTTAGATAGATTGAAATATGTATTTCACATTCTCAAGGGATTAAAGTTATTAGAAGAAGAGCTTAAGGATATTTTAAAAATAAAGAAAGTTATGGTAGTACCAAATTCAGTTGATGATGATCCATTTGTATATAGGGAGATGGCTAAAACAGCATCAAATTACTTGAATAGTGTGATAACCCACAGCAGTATACTAGGGTTGACAGGTGGAACTACAATTTTACAGTTTGTCGAGGAATATAAGCCTAAAAAAGGTGAACTAAGTGAAGTTACTGTAATACCGGCTAGAGGTGGATTAGGAAAAAAAGTAGAGTATCAAGCCAATACTTTAGTTCAGAGTTTAGCTAATAAATTGAATTGTCATTATAAATCTTTATATACACCAGATTTCTTATCTCAAAATGCAATAGAAAGTTTGCTTAAGGAGCCTTCTATAAAAGAAATAATCGAACTAATTGAAGACATAGATATACTAGTTTTCGGAATAGGTAGGGCTGATACAATGGCTATTAGAAGGGGCTTAAGTGATGACCAAATTCAGAAGCTTTTAAGCAAAGGGGCTGTTTCAGAAGCCTTTGGATACTATTTTAATGAAGATGGTGAAATAGTACATGAGATAAGTACAATAGGTATTGATTTAGAAACATTTAATAATATAGATAATTTGATTGCTGTTGCAGGAGGAAGGGAAAAAGCCGAAGCAATAGCATCTATTTCAAAATTAAATGAAAATCTTGTACTTGTTTGTGATGAAAGTGTGGCAAAAAAAATTATTTTAAAATATAAGGAGGAATAA
- a CDS encoding ABC transporter permease: protein MLKFITDEKNQRFMVPLISVLLGFIAGAIIMMITGINPINGYRALVKGVVGKPRVFGEWIVSSTPLILSGLAIAFGLRTGVFNIGVEGQLIVGSFAAVAVGILIDLPRIIHVPLVLLVAAAAGALWGLIPGILKAKFKVHEVVVGIMLNYTALHLVNYAIKMLPGSSNTKTVNILPSANLSSEFLSKITKHSRLHWGFIIAFLGVLIFWYIIERTTFGYELRSVGFNPHASEYAGMKVERNIVYSMMISGAFAGLAGAMISIGTFDYARVVGAFEGYGLDGIAVALLGNNGGLGILISGFLFGALKSGSRAMSLANVPKEIAEIIMAFIVLFAAMNYGIKRLILRLRKEEK from the coding sequence ATGCTGAAATTTATAACCGATGAAAAGAATCAAAGATTTATGGTACCATTGATATCTGTGCTTTTGGGATTTATAGCTGGTGCTATTATTATGATGATTACCGGGATAAATCCTATAAACGGTTATAGGGCTTTGGTTAAAGGAGTTGTAGGGAAACCTAGGGTGTTTGGAGAATGGATTGTTTCATCCACTCCCCTAATTTTATCGGGGCTTGCCATAGCATTTGGGCTAAGAACTGGAGTTTTTAACATTGGAGTAGAGGGACAGCTTATAGTAGGATCATTTGCAGCAGTTGCTGTTGGAATTTTAATAGATTTACCTAGAATCATACATGTACCATTAGTATTGTTAGTGGCAGCCGCAGCAGGTGCATTGTGGGGCCTTATACCCGGAATTCTTAAGGCGAAATTCAAGGTTCATGAGGTGGTAGTAGGAATCATGCTTAACTATACGGCCTTGCATTTGGTTAATTATGCAATTAAGATGCTTCCCGGAAGCTCAAATACAAAAACCGTTAATATTCTTCCGTCAGCTAATCTTAGCAGTGAATTCTTGTCTAAGATAACGAAGCATTCTAGGCTCCACTGGGGATTCATTATAGCATTTTTGGGAGTATTGATATTTTGGTATATAATTGAAAGAACAACATTTGGTTATGAGTTGCGTTCAGTGGGATTTAATCCCCATGCCTCAGAATATGCTGGTATGAAGGTAGAAAGAAATATAGTATACTCAATGATGATATCAGGGGCATTTGCTGGGCTTGCTGGGGCTATGATCTCTATAGGTACATTTGACTATGCAAGGGTTGTTGGAGCCTTTGAAGGATATGGACTTGACGGAATAGCAGTGGCACTACTTGGAAATAATGGAGGTTTAGGTATATTAATATCTGGATTCTTGTTCGGGGCATTGAAGTCTGGTTCAAGGGCTATGTCACTAGCTAATGTTCCAAAAGAGATAGCAGAAATCATAATGGCCTTTATAGTGCTATTTGCAGCCATGAATTATGGTATTAAGAGACTGATACTTCGTTTAAGAAAGGAGGAGAAATAA
- the rpoN gene encoding RNA polymerase factor sigma-54: protein MRLSYNLNLEQTQKLVMTPELKQAIEILQYNSIELKDFIQQELVNNPVLEPSNQKSEADYESKKETKNQDEIIDMKKLFSEYDNFKSRNRIRNYEEKEETSFENYLSTETTLTEHLLFQLQFTLLKGKEKMIGRYIVENINENGYLQVNNEDICNRFSIEDSEAESIVNIIQTFDPVGVGARSLRECLIIQLRQNNVKEETIYKIIMEHLDDLGNNKINNIAKKLNISHERVQEVGDFIKTLEPKPGRIFSSSRDVRYVTPDVTVEKVNNEYIVIVRDTAAPRLTINHYYRKLLLNKEMEENTSSYINKKLNSALKLIRCIQQRRNTIYKVVKAIVDYQMDFFEKGIIYLKPLTLKEIADEVGVHESTVSRAINGKYMQCPKGIYELKYFFQSGVSSVLGEGVSAESIKSIIKDLIQNENTKKPLSDQAISDELNKTGVKISRRTVAKYRDELNIPSSSKRRRY, encoded by the coding sequence ATGAGATTATCGTACAATTTAAATTTGGAACAAACTCAAAAACTAGTTATGACACCAGAGTTAAAGCAGGCTATAGAAATATTACAATATAATTCTATTGAGTTGAAAGACTTTATACAGCAAGAATTAGTTAACAACCCAGTACTTGAACCAAGTAATCAAAAAAGCGAAGCTGATTATGAATCAAAAAAAGAAACAAAAAACCAAGATGAAATTATTGACATGAAAAAGCTTTTTTCTGAATATGACAATTTTAAAAGTAGAAACAGGATACGTAATTACGAAGAGAAAGAAGAAACATCCTTCGAAAATTATTTGTCAACTGAAACGACCCTAACTGAACACTTATTATTTCAGCTTCAATTTACCCTTTTAAAGGGCAAAGAGAAAATGATAGGAAGATATATAGTTGAAAACATAAATGAAAATGGATATTTACAGGTTAACAATGAAGATATATGCAATAGATTTAGCATAGAAGATAGTGAAGCTGAAAGTATAGTTAACATTATTCAAACCTTTGACCCCGTGGGTGTTGGGGCGAGGAGTTTGAGGGAATGCTTGATTATCCAACTAAGACAAAATAATGTTAAAGAAGAGACAATATATAAGATTATTATGGAGCATTTAGATGATTTAGGTAATAATAAAATTAATAATATTGCTAAAAAACTTAATATTTCCCATGAAAGGGTACAAGAGGTAGGGGATTTTATAAAAACCTTAGAACCTAAACCCGGTAGAATATTTAGTTCAAGTAGGGACGTAAGGTATGTTACTCCTGATGTTACGGTAGAAAAGGTGAATAATGAGTATATAGTTATTGTAAGAGATACTGCTGCTCCTAGACTTACTATAAATCATTATTACAGAAAGCTTCTTCTAAATAAAGAGATGGAAGAAAATACGTCTTCATATATTAATAAAAAATTAAATTCTGCTTTAAAACTCATAAGATGTATTCAGCAAAGAAGAAATACCATATATAAGGTTGTTAAAGCTATAGTTGATTATCAAATGGATTTTTTTGAAAAGGGAATAATCTATCTTAAACCTTTGACACTAAAGGAAATAGCCGACGAAGTCGGTGTGCATGAATCTACGGTCAGTAGAGCAATTAATGGCAAGTATATGCAATGTCCTAAGGGAATCTATGAATTAAAATATTTTTTCCAAAGTGGGGTATCTAGTGTTCTTGGAGAAGGGGTGTCTGCGGAAAGTATTAAATCCATAATAAAGGATTTGATACAAAATGAGAATACTAAAAAACCCCTTAGTGATCAAGCGATATCAGATGAACTTAATAAAACAGGAGTAAAGATATCTAGAAGGACTGTAGCTAAATATAGGGATGAACTAAATATACCATCTTCGTCTAAACGAAGAAGATATTAA
- a CDS encoding BMP family ABC transporter substrate-binding protein, translating into MSKKVLSLLLVAVLAISLFAGCAKAPEQQEPKAPEKEEAKAPEKEEAKEPEKEAADDFKVGFVTDTGGIDDRSFNQGTWEGIVRYAGEKGWTEGTEYNFIQSNEEADYIPNLSAFGDDSYNVVVAAGFLFKDAMTEVSGQYADTNFVLIDEEVTNPNVASVKFAEEQGSFLIGVAAAKTTKSKKVGFVGGMDFPLIRHFHAGFVAGVHSVDPTIEVVDQYAGDFGNPGVGQQIASTMYEQGADVIYHAAGGTGNGVINEAKNRVENGEDVWVIGVDKDQYADGIYDKDNNKSVVLTSMMKRVDVAAYNMVEAAQKGEFPGGKVTSLTLADNGVGIPAENPNLSEDIIKAIAEYKEKIVKGEIKVPNNMDDLKTFEESLK; encoded by the coding sequence ATGAGTAAGAAAGTATTGTCGCTATTATTAGTAGCGGTATTAGCAATCAGTCTATTTGCTGGTTGTGCAAAAGCTCCTGAGCAACAAGAACCAAAGGCTCCTGAGAAAGAAGAAGCAAAGGCACCGGAAAAAGAAGAGGCAAAGGAACCAGAAAAGGAAGCAGCAGATGATTTTAAAGTAGGATTTGTTACTGATACAGGTGGAATTGATGACAGATCATTCAACCAAGGAACTTGGGAAGGTATCGTAAGATACGCTGGAGAAAAAGGATGGACTGAAGGAACTGAGTATAACTTCATTCAATCAAATGAAGAAGCAGATTACATACCAAACTTAAGTGCTTTTGGTGATGACAGCTATAATGTTGTAGTAGCTGCTGGTTTCTTATTTAAAGATGCAATGACTGAAGTTTCAGGTCAATATGCAGATACTAACTTTGTATTAATTGATGAAGAGGTTACTAATCCAAACGTTGCATCTGTAAAGTTTGCAGAGGAGCAAGGATCTTTCTTAATAGGAGTAGCAGCGGCTAAAACTACAAAGAGTAAGAAAGTTGGATTTGTTGGTGGAATGGACTTCCCATTAATTAGACATTTCCATGCTGGATTTGTAGCAGGTGTACATTCAGTTGACCCAACTATCGAAGTAGTAGATCAATATGCTGGAGATTTTGGGAATCCAGGAGTAGGTCAACAAATAGCATCAACAATGTATGAGCAAGGTGCAGATGTTATTTATCATGCAGCAGGTGGAACCGGTAACGGTGTAATAAATGAAGCGAAGAACAGAGTTGAAAATGGAGAAGATGTTTGGGTAATTGGTGTTGACAAAGATCAATATGCTGATGGTATATATGATAAGGACAATAACAAGTCAGTTGTTTTAACTTCAATGATGAAAAGAGTTGACGTTGCAGCTTACAATATGGTAGAAGCAGCTCAAAAGGGCGAATTCCCAGGTGGTAAAGTGACATCATTAACATTAGCTGACAATGGTGTTGGTATACCAGCAGAAAATCCAAATTTAAGTGAAGATATAATTAAAGCAATTGCAGAATATAAAGAAAAGATAGTTAAGGGTGAAATCAAAGTTCCAAATAACATGGATGATTTAAAAACTTTTGAAGAAAGTCTTAAATAA